The following coding sequences are from one Formosa haliotis window:
- the kduI gene encoding 5-dehydro-4-deoxy-D-glucuronate isomerase has translation MKNYEMRYASSPEAVKNYDTKQLRDEFLIQNLFSQDEIKWVYTHYDRFMVTGVEPVNNAVTLETIDPLKASFFLERREMGIINIGGAGTITVDGTDYDIDNKEALYLGQGNKSVVFKSNSADAPARYYINSTPAHKAYPNKKIGKDDVEVIELGSPETANARTLRKYIVNSVVDVCQLQMGMTSLKTGSVWNTIPSHVHDRRMEVYFYFEVPEDQAVCHFMGQPQETRHIWMANNEAVISPPWSIHSGSGTSNYTFIWGMAGENLDYGDMDICSNNELR, from the coding sequence ATGAAAAATTACGAGATGAGATACGCTTCAAGTCCTGAAGCTGTTAAAAATTACGACACGAAACAACTTAGAGATGAGTTTTTAATTCAAAATTTATTTAGTCAAGATGAAATCAAATGGGTTTATACCCACTATGATAGATTTATGGTAACTGGAGTTGAGCCTGTTAACAACGCTGTTACGTTAGAAACTATCGATCCGCTTAAAGCGTCATTTTTCTTAGAAAGAAGAGAGATGGGAATTATAAACATAGGTGGGGCAGGTACGATTACAGTAGATGGCACCGATTATGATATCGACAATAAAGAAGCGCTCTACCTTGGTCAAGGCAATAAAAGTGTGGTATTTAAAAGTAACTCTGCTGATGCGCCTGCTAGGTATTACATCAATTCAACACCTGCTCATAAGGCATATCCTAATAAAAAAATCGGAAAAGATGATGTTGAGGTTATCGAGTTAGGTTCTCCAGAAACGGCTAATGCACGTACCCTTAGAAAATATATTGTGAATAGTGTGGTTGATGTTTGTCAGTTACAAATGGGAATGACTTCATTAAAAACGGGAAGTGTTTGGAACACCATCCCATCTCACGTTCATGACAGACGTATGGAGGTTTATTTTTATTTTGAAGTTCCAGAAGATCAGGCAGTATGCCATTTTATGGGTCAGCCTCAAGAAACAAGACATATTTGGATGGCTAATAACGAAGCTGTTATTTCTCCACCATGGTCTATTCACTCTGGGTCTGGAACAAGCAACTATACTTTTATTTGGGGTATGGCTGGTGAGAACTTAGATTATGGAGATATGGATATTTGTAGTAATAACGAGCTAAGATAA
- a CDS encoding glycoside hydrolase family 127 protein: protein MKIKIGIVLFLGGVIGLMAQSHYPGQHQDKLALKDNNRTKAMAFDMKDVTLLDSRFKENMQRESNWILSLKTNSLLHSFRTNAGVYSGYEGGYDTTEKLGGWESLDCELRGHAVGHILSGLSLLYATTKEDVYKTKADSIVIGLAEVQKVLNQNDYLSAYPQNLIDRNIAGKRVWAPWYTLHKLYAGLIDQYLYTDNKLALHVVEGMANWAYDKLQLITPEQRTIMLRNEFGGMNDVFYSLYEITGNKKYKWLGEFFYHNESLDPLKQKVDNLNKKHANTYIPKLIGLIRDYEIEGNKENKEVTEFFWNTVVNHHSFVTGSNSDKEKFFKPDHQTEHLSGYTGESCNVYNMLKLTRHLFGLEADVKYADFYEKALYNHILGQQDPATGMVAYFLPMLPGAHKVYSTPSASFWCCVGTGFENQAKYSEAIYYHNNKGVFVNLFIPSELNWKEKGFVLKQETKFPYDDKTTLTISVNKNVKTALYVRYPSWATLGATVKVNGKKIRVKSKPGSYINIDRVWKNNDKIEITFPMELHWSNSKEDSDVRAVMYGPIVMAAELGTEGMKKPAPYSNPQLHNDYYTYNYNVPTTLNNHLEVKGDKIKKWLEPVHNKPLTFKSVGLKNKELTFIPLFDLHRERYNIYWDLK from the coding sequence ATGAAAATTAAAATTGGAATAGTATTATTTTTGGGAGGGGTAATAGGCTTAATGGCTCAATCTCATTATCCAGGGCAACATCAAGATAAGTTAGCTTTAAAAGACAATAATAGAACAAAGGCCATGGCTTTTGATATGAAAGATGTGACTTTGTTAGACTCTCGATTTAAAGAAAATATGCAACGTGAAAGTAATTGGATTTTATCTTTAAAAACAAATAGTTTATTGCACAGTTTTAGAACCAATGCTGGAGTATATAGTGGTTATGAAGGAGGGTATGATACCACAGAAAAATTGGGAGGATGGGAGTCTTTAGATTGTGAATTGAGGGGGCATGCTGTTGGTCATATTTTATCAGGATTGTCATTGTTATATGCTACCACCAAGGAAGACGTTTACAAAACAAAGGCCGATAGTATTGTAATTGGACTTGCTGAAGTTCAAAAAGTATTAAATCAAAATGACTATTTAAGTGCATATCCCCAAAATTTAATTGACAGAAATATTGCTGGAAAACGAGTTTGGGCTCCATGGTATACATTACATAAATTGTATGCAGGATTAATAGATCAGTATTTATATACAGACAACAAACTAGCTTTACATGTAGTTGAAGGTATGGCGAATTGGGCTTATGATAAATTACAGTTGATAACACCTGAACAAAGAACCATCATGTTGCGAAATGAGTTTGGAGGGATGAATGATGTTTTTTATTCACTTTATGAAATCACAGGTAATAAAAAATACAAATGGTTAGGAGAGTTTTTTTATCATAATGAAAGCTTAGACCCGTTAAAGCAAAAAGTAGATAATTTAAATAAAAAGCATGCAAATACTTACATTCCTAAATTAATAGGATTGATCCGTGATTATGAGATAGAAGGAAACAAAGAAAATAAAGAAGTTACAGAGTTTTTTTGGAATACCGTTGTAAATCATCATTCTTTTGTAACTGGAAGTAATAGTGATAAAGAGAAGTTTTTTAAGCCAGATCACCAAACAGAACATTTATCTGGGTATACAGGAGAGTCTTGTAATGTTTATAATATGTTAAAATTAACAAGACATTTGTTTGGTTTAGAGGCTGATGTAAAATATGCTGATTTTTATGAAAAAGCATTGTACAATCATATTTTAGGTCAACAAGATCCGGCAACGGGAATGGTAGCTTATTTTTTACCTATGTTGCCAGGAGCTCATAAAGTTTATAGCACGCCATCAGCATCTTTTTGGTGTTGTGTAGGTACTGGTTTTGAGAATCAAGCCAAATATAGTGAGGCTATTTATTATCATAATAACAAAGGTGTTTTTGTGAATCTTTTTATTCCTTCAGAGTTAAATTGGAAAGAAAAAGGATTTGTTTTAAAGCAAGAAACCAAATTTCCATATGATGATAAAACAACACTTACTATATCAGTAAACAAAAATGTGAAAACGGCTTTATATGTTCGTTATCCGTCATGGGCTACTTTAGGAGCTACTGTTAAAGTAAATGGTAAAAAAATAAGAGTAAAATCTAAGCCAGGAAGTTATATCAATATAGATAGAGTTTGGAAAAATAATGATAAAATAGAAATTACGTTTCCAATGGAATTACATTGGAGTAATTCTAAGGAGGATTCTGATGTAAGAGCAGTAATGTATGGACCTATTGTAATGGCTGCTGAATTAGGGACCGAGGGAATGAAAAAACCGGCTCCATATTCTAACCCTCAATTACACAATGATTATTATACTTATAATTATAATGTTCCTACAACTTTAAATAATCATTTAGAAGTAAAAGGTGATAAGATTAAAAAATGGTTAGAACCTGTTCATAATAAACCTTTAACATTTAAATCAGTTGGTTTAAAAAATAAAGAATTGACTTTTATTCCTTTGTTTGATTTACATAGAGAGCGTTACAATATTTATTGGGATTTAAAATAA
- a CDS encoding glycoside hydrolase family 43 protein: protein MKKGILLLLVLSMQSIIAQQYVSKVWQSDNGDGTYTNPVLYADYSDPDVIRVGDDFYMTVSSFNCIPGLPILHSKDLVNWEIVNYALEKQIPEDVFNVPQHSKGVWAPSIRYHNNEFYIYWGDPDFGVYMIKTKNVYGKWSKPLLVLEGKGIIDPCPLWDGENTYLIHAWAGSRAGVNSLLTIRTMNSEGTKVLDEGKNVFDGHVNHHTVEGPKLYKKDNYYYILAPAGGVENGWQLALRSKNIYGPYEEKIVLEKGSTGINGPHQGAWVTSPNEESWFVHFQDQAVYGRVLWVTPISWKDNWPEMGKDLDGNGVGEPILTYKKPVQGMPLSSPQESDEFNNGKPGLQWQWYANSSVKWSAQIPGTDYLRLFAMSKKELPNLWDMPSLLLQKLPAPNFKTTTKVTLKTEWNIPGKTAGLIMMGQSYAYVGIAYHDEKYWIQQVVCDEAINGAIEKIIAEKELKSNTVYLRMEVLAPNATCVFYYSENGKRFKEIGESFIAQKDLWISAKMGVFSASEKEVSNGGYADFDWFRVEKK, encoded by the coding sequence ATGAAAAAAGGAATTTTATTACTACTAGTGCTTAGTATGCAGTCCATTATAGCACAACAATATGTGTCTAAAGTATGGCAGTCAGATAATGGAGATGGAACATATACCAATCCGGTTTTATATGCAGACTACTCAGATCCTGATGTGATTAGGGTAGGAGACGATTTTTATATGACCGTTAGTAGTTTTAATTGTATTCCTGGTTTACCAATATTACATTCTAAAGATTTGGTGAATTGGGAAATTGTTAATTACGCATTAGAAAAGCAAATACCAGAAGACGTGTTTAATGTACCTCAGCACAGTAAAGGAGTTTGGGCACCATCTATTAGGTATCATAATAATGAGTTTTATATCTATTGGGGAGATCCTGATTTTGGTGTGTATATGATTAAAACCAAGAATGTTTATGGTAAATGGTCAAAACCTTTGTTAGTGTTAGAAGGAAAAGGAATTATAGACCCTTGTCCGCTTTGGGATGGAGAAAACACATATTTAATTCATGCATGGGCTGGAAGCCGAGCAGGGGTGAATAGTTTGTTAACCATACGAACAATGAATTCTGAAGGAACTAAAGTTTTAGATGAAGGTAAAAATGTATTTGATGGACATGTTAATCACCATACTGTAGAAGGTCCAAAATTGTATAAAAAAGATAATTATTATTACATTTTAGCACCAGCTGGTGGTGTGGAAAATGGATGGCAATTGGCTTTACGATCTAAAAATATATATGGCCCTTATGAAGAAAAAATTGTATTAGAGAAAGGAAGTACAGGTATTAATGGACCACATCAAGGAGCTTGGGTGACTTCCCCTAATGAAGAATCTTGGTTTGTACACTTTCAAGATCAAGCTGTTTATGGGAGAGTACTATGGGTAACTCCCATATCATGGAAAGATAATTGGCCAGAAATGGGAAAGGATTTAGACGGAAATGGAGTAGGAGAGCCAATTCTTACTTATAAAAAACCGGTACAAGGAATGCCTTTATCTTCACCACAAGAAAGTGATGAATTTAATAATGGAAAACCTGGTTTACAGTGGCAATGGTATGCAAATTCTTCTGTAAAATGGAGTGCTCAAATTCCAGGAACAGATTACTTAAGATTGTTCGCAATGAGTAAAAAGGAACTTCCTAATTTGTGGGATATGCCCAGTTTATTATTACAAAAGTTACCTGCACCAAATTTTAAAACTACTACTAAAGTTACTTTAAAAACAGAATGGAATATTCCTGGTAAAACTGCTGGATTAATTATGATGGGACAGTCTTATGCATATGTTGGAATTGCCTATCATGACGAGAAATATTGGATACAGCAAGTAGTTTGTGATGAGGCTATTAACGGAGCTATAGAAAAAATTATTGCTGAAAAAGAATTAAAATCAAATACAGTTTATTTAAGAATGGAAGTTTTAGCTCCTAATGCAACTTGTGTTTTTTATTATAGTGAAAATGGTAAGAGGTTTAAAGAGATAGGAGAAAGTTTTATCGCTCAAAAAGACCTTTGGATTAGTGCTAAAATGGGCGTTTTTTCGGCAAGTGAAAAAGAAGTATCCAATGGAGGGTATGCAGATTTTGATTGGTTTAGAGTAGAAAAGAAATAA
- a CDS encoding glycoside hydrolase family 97 protein, translated as MKNLIIISLLIIIQFESVGQSISGFNSVLHSPDANYEIQIKQTIKSSGESSITYLINYKGKSVVLESELQIKLDNHLSEWTLGVKNKPTRNWMDDLVYKGEKRSSVNKDWYPTFGERCEIKNHYNELILSFEQKASANYKMNIEVKAFNEGIAFRYYFLDNPTGIYYRVTEENTEFTFPQGTKAWFEAWAQGPYQLLPLQDWPAKSERPLTLELPNGMYACLAEAGMVDFVRAKFELSKQKPSTVKTTLYESVDKVPYFGTPWRVIMASETATGLIENNDILLNLNEPSKIEDTSWIKPGKIVRETALSEKGAKAWIDFAVDHNLQYVLFDWKWYGPSFTFDSDARTIDVDLNLKEVIRYGKERGVGIWLYVNQQALLKQDFDIFPLYKEWGIAGVKYGFVALGSHRWTNWLHESVQRAADNQLMVNIHDEFRLTGEQRTLPNIMTVEGIRGNEEFPDATHNTILPFTRGIAGMGDYTVCYYDNRIKTTHAHQLALSVVMYSPLQTLYWYDKASDYQGEPEIAFFDAVPTVWDDTKVLQGAPGEYIVTARKSKEDWFIGAITNTEAREVNIKLDFLDAKANYQATIYSDDDNVNTRTKVAVKNIKVKNNKILTLNMKASGGTAIQFKKLENN; from the coding sequence ATGAAAAACTTAATTATAATTTCCTTACTTATTATCATCCAATTTGAATCAGTAGGACAATCTATTTCTGGTTTTAATTCGGTATTACATTCTCCAGATGCTAATTATGAAATTCAAATAAAGCAAACGATTAAAAGCTCAGGAGAATCAAGCATTACATATCTTATAAACTACAAAGGCAAATCTGTTGTTTTAGAATCTGAGTTACAAATAAAATTAGATAATCATCTTTCGGAATGGACTTTGGGAGTTAAAAATAAACCCACCCGTAATTGGATGGATGATTTGGTATATAAGGGTGAAAAAAGAAGCTCGGTAAATAAGGACTGGTATCCTACATTTGGGGAAAGGTGCGAGATAAAAAATCATTATAATGAATTGATTTTGTCTTTTGAACAAAAAGCAAGTGCTAATTATAAAATGAATATCGAGGTAAAGGCATTTAATGAAGGTATTGCTTTTAGGTATTATTTTTTAGACAATCCAACAGGAATATATTACAGAGTTACAGAGGAAAATACAGAGTTTACTTTTCCACAAGGTACAAAAGCATGGTTTGAGGCTTGGGCACAAGGACCATATCAATTATTACCATTACAAGATTGGCCAGCAAAAAGTGAACGTCCGTTAACTTTAGAATTGCCAAATGGAATGTATGCATGTTTGGCAGAAGCAGGAATGGTTGATTTTGTACGTGCAAAATTTGAGTTAAGTAAGCAAAAGCCTTCAACAGTTAAAACCACTTTGTATGAAAGTGTAGATAAGGTGCCTTATTTTGGAACGCCTTGGCGAGTAATTATGGCATCGGAAACAGCTACAGGATTAATTGAAAATAATGATATTCTTTTAAACTTAAATGAGCCTAGTAAAATTGAAGATACGAGTTGGATAAAGCCTGGGAAAATTGTGCGGGAAACTGCTTTGTCTGAAAAAGGAGCAAAGGCATGGATAGATTTTGCTGTAGATCATAACTTACAGTATGTTCTTTTTGATTGGAAATGGTATGGTCCTTCTTTTACGTTTGATTCTGATGCAAGAACTATTGATGTTGATTTGAATTTAAAAGAGGTGATTAGGTATGGAAAAGAAAGAGGTGTTGGGATTTGGTTGTATGTAAATCAACAAGCATTATTAAAACAAGATTTTGATATTTTTCCATTGTACAAAGAATGGGGAATTGCAGGAGTTAAATATGGTTTTGTAGCATTGGGGTCTCACAGATGGACAAATTGGTTACATGAATCAGTACAAAGAGCTGCAGACAATCAATTAATGGTGAATATTCATGATGAATTTAGGTTGACTGGAGAGCAAAGAACATTACCTAACATAATGACTGTTGAGGGAATAAGAGGAAATGAAGAGTTTCCTGATGCTACACACAACACTATTTTACCGTTTACTAGAGGTATTGCAGGTATGGGAGATTATACTGTTTGTTATTATGATAATCGTATAAAAACAACACATGCACATCAATTAGCCTTATCTGTAGTAATGTATAGTCCATTACAAACCTTGTATTGGTATGATAAAGCAAGCGATTATCAAGGTGAACCAGAAATTGCTTTTTTTGATGCTGTTCCAACCGTTTGGGATGATACTAAAGTTTTACAGGGAGCACCAGGAGAATATATTGTTACAGCAAGAAAATCTAAAGAAGATTGGTTTATAGGAGCCATAACAAATACAGAGGCTAGAGAGGTGAATATTAAATTAGATTTTTTAGATGCTAAGGCTAATTATCAAGCTACTATTTATAGTGATGATGATAACGTAAATACTCGTACAAAAGTAGCAGTTAAAAATATAAAAGTTAAAAACAATAAAATTTTAACTTTAAATATGAAAGCTTCTGGTGGTACAGCCATTCAATTTAAAAAATTGGAGAACAACTAA
- a CDS encoding glycoside hydrolase family 97 N-terminal domain-containing protein → MIEYIFHIFTSVKNTFKNEKLYYSNYFNACYLLLFCGKKEHIFENPSKSISVEFKLNAEKAASYKVHYQNKTVINSSLLGIIREDASFYNNLEIISVSGPKPVTDHYTMLQGKRKNRSYSANEYKAQLKNDLGNRIDIIFQISENGVAFRYHFPENSSEIKKLLKKNHL, encoded by the coding sequence ATGATTGAATATATTTTTCATATTTTTACAAGTGTAAAAAACACATTTAAAAATGAAAAACTATACTACTCTAACTATTTTAATGCTTGTTATCTGCTCCTGTTCTGTGGAAAAAAAGAGCATATTTTTGAAAATCCTTCAAAAAGTATTTCGGTTGAATTTAAGCTCAACGCAGAAAAAGCTGCAAGCTATAAGGTACATTATCAAAACAAAACAGTCATTAATTCATCTCTTTTAGGAATAATACGAGAAGATGCTTCCTTTTACAACAATCTTGAAATCATTTCAGTTTCTGGCCCTAAACCCGTCACAGACCATTATACCATGCTTCAAGGAAAACGTAAAAACAGGTCTTATTCGGCAAACGAATACAAGGCACAATTAAAAAATGATTTAGGAAATCGTATCGATATTATTTTCCAAATCTCTGAAAACGGTGTTGCTTTTCGCTATCATTTTCCTGAAAATTCTTCAGAAATAAAAAAATTATTGAAGAAAAACCACCTATAA